Below is a genomic region from Mustela lutreola isolate mMusLut2 chromosome 1, mMusLut2.pri, whole genome shotgun sequence.
CAGTTGGGCCCTAGGTCATGATTGTTTCTCAAACCTCTCTGATTGTCCAAATGGCTTTCTTTGTTCTTAGTGGCTCCCCATTGTTGAGGTTGTGCCACGATTTGTCAGTGTCTCAGAATGGAGGATCTCAGCCAGCACCTACATGCAGGGTGACTGGAAGTCAGATACTCAAGAAGCATTTCTAAAGTGGACAGGTGGGCCTCTTTCAGGGAAATACTGGGAAATGGGTGTTTCTATCTATGCCCTCTGCAGTAAGCCTGTGGTGAGGTGGGGGACAGCCAACTAAGGATTGTTTCATTGTTTGCCACACTCCTGTGGGATCCATGAATGCAAGTCCCACTAGTCAAGAGAGTCAGGCTATCAAGGGAAGTATCTTCAAGTCAGGACCCATAAAATCCAGAACATCAGATATTAGCACATTCTCCCTTCTAAGACATAGCAATAACCTagaatggggcagagggagagcacagaaatAGTGCCTACAGCCTCCCCAGTCTCCAGAGAATGTGGCAGTTCACCCATAGGTGTGTATTAAATTAGACCTTTATGATATAACTTGTATAATATGCATATAggatcctttcaaaaaaaaaagactagaagttGAGTGTTTCTGACTGCTGCATCTGCGCTAAGTTCTGGATGATATATAGTTCAGAACTCTTTCTATGTTTGCTATCATCTTGTGGGTCTCATGGATGTAGGTCCAGTCAACTTTCAAAGACAGGTTTTCTGGGAGCCTATCGCCCAGGAGGAAGTCTTAGAAGTTAAGgtgctctttgttttgttttgttgactgtttccattgctgtgcagaaacttttgatcttgatgaagtcctaaaagttcattttcatttttgtttcctttgccttaagagacatatcttgaaagaagttgcagtggctgatatcgaagaggtaactgcctatgttctcctctaggattctgatggattcctgtctcactttgaggtcttttatccattttgagtttatctttgtgtacagtgtaagagaatggtcgagtttcattcttctacatatagctgtccaattttcccagcaccatttattgaagagactgtcttttttccactgtatattttttcctgctttgtcggagattatttgaccatagagttgagggtccatatctggactctctactctgttccactggtctatgtgtctgtttttatgccagtatcttgctgtcttggtgatcacagctttgtagtaaagcttgaaatgatgatgcccccagttttgcttttctttttcaacatttccttagcaattcaggttctcttctgattccatacaaatttttggattatttgcttcagctctttgaaaaatgccagtggaattttgatccgaaaggtattaaaagtatagattgctctaggcagtatagacattttcacaatgtttattcttccaatccaagagcatggaatagtcttccatctttttgtgtcttcttcaatttctttcatgagtgttctgtagttccttgagtacagatcctttacctctttggttaggtttattcccaggtatcttctggttcttggtgctatagtaaatggaactgattctctaattttcctttctatgttttcattgttagtgtataagaaagcaacggatttctgtacattgactttgtatcctgccacattattgaatgcTGTATGAGTCCTAATAGTTTGgcgtagagtcttttgggttttccatataaagtgtcatattatctgtgaagagagagggtTTAAGTCCTTCACTGCcagtttgaatacattttatttctctttgttgactgattgctattgctagggcttctaatactctgttgaacaagagtggtgagagtgggcatccttgttgtgttcttGATCTCAAAGAGAACGCTGTCAGCTctttcccactgaggatgatattcactgtgggtttttcatagctagatttgatgaagttcaggaatgttccctctatccctatactttgaagcattttaatcaggaaaggacgctggattttgtcaaatgcttttcctgcatcagttgagaggaccaggtggttcttctctcttctcttattgatttgttatatcacactgattgttttgcaaatgttgaaccacccttgcaacccagggataaatcccacctggtcatggtggataatctttttaatgtgctgttggatcctgtttcctagaatcttgttgagaatcttagcattcatattcatcagagatatcggtctgaaattctcctttttggtggggtctttgcctggtttggggatcagggtaatgctggcttcataaaaagagtctggaagtttgcCTTCTGCTTCAATATTTTGAGAGAGCTTCAGGAGGATAggtgctatttcttctttgatagtTTGGTAAAATTGCCCAGGGAAATCCATCATGTCCTGGGCtattttgggggaggtttttgatcagtgcttcaatctcgttactagatgtcagtctattcaggttgtcaatttcttcctggttcaattttaggagtttatagttttccaggaatgcatccatttcatctaggttgcataacttattggcatataactgttgataataacttctgatgattgtttctatttccatggttttagttgtaatctctcccttttcatacataatttcattaatttgggctttctctcatttcttttggattagtgtggcccaTGGCTTATCtaccttattgattctttcaaaaaaccagcttctagttttattggtgtattctactgtatctctagtttctatatcattgatctctgctccaaccttgattatttcccttcttgtgtgtggagtaggcttaatttgttgttgattctccaattctttaaggtgtagagccAGCTGGcatattttggatttttccatttttttgaggaaggcttagatggctatgtatttcccccttaggagcacctttgctgtatcccataggttttggactgaagtgtcttcattctcattggtttccatgaattgcttaagttcttctttgatctcctggtttatccaagcattcttaagaaaggtggtctttagcttccaggtgtttgagttccttccaaacttttccttgtgatttagttctagtttcaaagcattgtgatctgagaatatacagggaataatctcaatcttttggtattggttgagccctggttttatttatttatttatttttaatttattttcagcaaaacagtattcattgtttttgcaccacacgcagtgctccatgcaatacatgccctctccaatacccatcacctgattcccccaacctcccaccccccgccctttgaaaaaccctcaggttgtttttcagaacccatagtctcttatggttcacctccccttccaatttccctcaacttccttctcctctccatctcctcttgtcctccatgctatttgttatgctccacaaacaagagaaaccatatgataattgactctctctgcttgacttatttcactcagcataatctcttccagtcccgtccatgttgcttcaaaagttgggtattggggtgcctgggtggctgagtgggttaacgcctctgccttcggctcgggtcatgatcccagggtcctgggattgagctccacatcgggctctctgctctgcagggagcctgcttccccctctctctctgcctgcctctctgcctacttgtgatctctgtctgtcaaataaataaataaaatcttaaaaaaaaaaagttgggtatttatcctttctgatggaggcataatactccataatgtatatggaccacatcttccttatccattagtccattgaagggcatcttggttctttccacagtttggcaactgtggccattgctgctataaacattggggtacagatgacccttcttttcactacatctgcatctttggggtagattcccagtagtgcaattgcagggtcattgggaagctccagttttaatttcttgaggaatctacacactgttctccaaacaggctgcaccaacttgcattcccaccaacagtggaagagggttcccctttctccacatcctctccaacacatgttgtttcctgtattgctattctggccattctaagtggtgtaaggtggtatctcaatgtggttttaatttgaaactccttgatggctagtcatgaagaacattttctcatgtgtctggtagccatttgtatgtcttcattggagaagtgtctgttcatgtcttctgccaatattttgattgtctgttttgtgtatgttgagtttgaggagttctttatagatcctggatatcaaccttttgtctgtactgtcatttgcaaatatctactcccattccctgggttgcctctgtttttttgactgtttcctttgctgtgaagaagcttttgatcttgataaagtcccaaaagttcatcttcgcttttgtttcctttgcctttggagacatatcttgaaagaagttgctgtggctgatatcgaagaggttactgcctatgttttcctctaggattctgatggattcctgtctcacgttgagtccttttatccattttgaatttacctttgtgtatggtataagaaaatggtcgagtttcattcttctgcatatagctgtccagttttcccagcaccatttattgaagagactgtcttttttccactgtatattttttcccgttttgtcaaagattaattgaccatagagttgagggtccatatcttggctctactctgttccactggtctatgtgtctgtttttatgccagtaccatgctgtcttggtgatcaaggCTTTGTAGTAATGCTTGAAATCagggatgtcttttttttttttttaattttttttacattatgttAGTCACAATACAAtatatcactagtttttgattGTTTCTATTGAAGGCCCCTCACCTCCATTTTTGCCCATTATGACCAGATACACAGGATAAACCTCAATCACCCTCATATCTGGATTATGTTGCATCAAAATATTTGGGAGAAAAGGTCTCTGTACACCTTGGGCCTCTGTCAGGTATCACTCCTTTACAGTCAGAGGTCTGAGATTGAACAAGGCTCAATATCTGAAGCAAAGAGAAGTAATGAGTTTCTAAACTTCAACATTTTACAAATACATGtggattattttaaagattttaattatttacttgagagagagagaacataagcaggaggacgtacagagggagagggagattcaggtccctactgagcagaaacccctgacatgggactcaatcccaggaccctgggatcctaacctgagcaaaaagcagatgcttaaccaactaagccacccaggtacccccacttGCAGATTACTAATGAATTATGAGGCCACTCCTCATGCAGGGTGAAAGTATGAACCTCCTAGACTTAAATGTATTGTGCTTGTGTAGAATCAAGTCAGCTCTCAGTCCATTTGGCCTATTACCTGTCCCTAAATAACCTTTGTTTATATTAAGGCAGTTTGTATTTTGTTAGAGTCCATTCCTCTGCATGTTACTGGGGATTAAGGTTTCTGAGAGGACAAATCTGGACATAACCTCAGCAGAACCATCTCTTCTTTTGTAACCTCTTCAAGGCATCTTTGATTTCCTTATTCCTCAGACTGTAAATCAAGGGATTCAACATGGGAATGGCTACAGTGTAGAATACTGATGCAAATCTGTCAAAACTGGAGGAACCACCAGAGCTGGAACTCAAATAGACAGAGATACTTGAGGTATAGAAGAGGGAAACCGCTGTCAGATGAGAAGCACAAGTGTTGAAAGCCTTGGACCTACCTTTAGCTGAAGTGATCTTCATGATGGAGTTGACAATATAAACATAGGATATCATGATAATGAGGGCATTTATTATCCCAAAGAACATTGATAATATAGCAATCAATAGTCTCACAAAGAAAGTATCAGTGCAGGACAGGATTATCAGTTGGGGTATGTCACAGAAGAAGTGCTTGATGACATTAGGCCCACAAAAGTGGAGCTGAAACATGCTACACAACTGGGATATAGAAGCAGAGAGTCCAGCCAAATAGGATCCCAGCACCATCCGAATACACAGGGTGGGTGACATGATGGATGAATAGAGAAGTGGATTGCAAATGGCACTATATCGGTCATAAGCCATGGCTGTCATAAGACAAGACTCACTCAGTGCCATGGTTGCAAAGACAAAGTACTGGACAGCACAACTCACAAAGGTAATGGTCTGCTGCTCTTGGAAAAAGTTGGAGAGCATCTTGGGAGCTATAGAGGTCACATAGCAGATATCTATGAAGGACAGATTactgaggaagaagtacatgggtgtgtggagaTGAGAGTCCATCCTTATTAAGATGATGAGGCACAGGTTCCAAGTCAGAGTCAAAATGTAGATCAGCAGGAATACAACAAAGAGCACTGCTAGGATTCTGGGAAAATCAGAGAATCCCAAAAGGATGAAATAGGTGATCTGTGTCATATTTCCTCCTGCAATCATTGGCTTGCTGCttctaaaatcagaaaagagagaagagaatgcaCAGCTGACTCAGGTGAGATGACAGTATTACAATTCCCATATGAGCTGTTTTTTCCCTCCACGGAGTGCTGGAAAGAACCAATGTCTCACTGTCCTAATGAAAAGACCCAGCTCTTCATCTCAAATTGTCAAgaagtgtgtttttaaaagtgCCTCTAAATAATGATGTgttatatgttggctaatagaattaaaatttaaaaaaaaagtgcttcagGTTCTCAAATATTTCATGAAGTCTCATGAAAATTAAAGAGATATGTTTGAATTTGACTAAGAAGCAAAATAATGCAAATGTTGTGAATATTACAGAGATCATTcatcaaaagttttttttaaaacctttgatAATGCACTATATAGCCAGTTTTACTAGAACATAAGTGGAATCACTCTAGATTAAAACTGAGATAGCCCTTCAGGCCCACATGGCCATCCAGGTAATgttttgaaatttccttttttatctttagGAAAAGCTTTTTACTCTCTTTGTAATAATTTCACAAACTTTATATGAATACAGTAAATATATAATCTTCTAACTGCCCTGGAAAACTATATAATAACTTATCACTCTGATAATATTTTCTTGAGGCACAGTATATGTATCCAGTAAAGTTATGGAAGAAGTCTTCTTAAGGAAGTCTTTGTACTAAGTATACCAATGGGAAGGCAGTACAGATCACTATTGACCCCCCAATTTTTTCAATATTAGGGTACTTTACTACTTGAGAAACAACATGGTATGGTGGCTAAATGTTCAGACTTTGGAGTTTTGTCTAGTAACCTCTTTATGAACTTGTCCCAATAGCTTAAACACAGTAACATTGATTTGCTCAAAATGAAGTGAGGACATTAAGAGCCTCTGGATGATAAAATTACTAGGACAGTTACAAGAAAATTCATGGAGATGCTCAGCACACAATTCTGTACAGAGTAATAGTTCAATAGGTGTTGGCTATTATTATCAGGGATTTGTTACAGTTAACCATGAATGACAGCTGTACCCATGGTTAGGAATATCATCAGTGTTATAGTTGTATGGGTTAATTTGAGGGATTTCCTGGGCATCACAAACTTGTAGACAGTGAGGAATCATTACCTCTAGGCAGATGTAGATTCAGACCTCATGTAGAAACAAATCAAACCATCCGGGGCCATGAAGACACAAAGCGCATAAACAattttctatttagtttttttGAGTTTGAATACACTTGGTCAACTGACAACCAGCATCAAACTATGACCCTGATGCAAAGGaaaactatgtatttttaattaccaAGTATCACATAGGTATATGTTAAATTTCATTGATACAGTCATCCAGTTAGAGCTCACTAACAGATTCATAACAGATTGCAACTATAGCCTATGCTCCATAACTGACTGTCCTTCCTTGTTATGAAGGAGTATATCAATGAGAACAgctaagaaatttttgaaaaaatatgaataattaaaaagacatgaactttcaaatattaaaaagtattagGAACATTGATCATTCACTATGCCTATGAAAATAGACATGTGTCAAAAGACcttatacaggggcgcctgggtggctcagtgggttaggccgctgccttcggctcgggtcatgatcccagggtcctgggatcgagccccacatcaggctctctgctcagcggggagcctgcttcctcctctctctctgcctttctctctgcctgcttgtgatctctgtcaaataaataaataaaatctttaaaaaaaaaaaaaagaccttatacatattttagaaaaatttgaatataattaagaatataaacatgataaaattagtattttaaattgATAAGCATTTCTGTAATCTTGGTGTGTGGCAAAATGTATGAAACATAATATCAGAAACAGAAActataaaagaaatatgtaaCAATTTAAAACTCGGTTATGTGACAAAAATCCACTTAaggaaaatacttcttttttttaacatcttagtGTTTATTTGtccagatatttttaaagtaggctccacacccagtatggagtCAAATTATGGGActgaacccacaaccccgagatcaagacctgagctgaaatcaagatttggatgcttcaccaa
It encodes:
- the LOC131822700 gene encoding olfactory receptor 5AN1-like, which produces MIAGGNMTQITYFILLGFSDFPRILAVLFVVFLLIYILTLTWNLCLIILIRMDSHLHTPMYFFLSNLSFIDICYVTSIAPKMLSNFFQEQQTITFVSCAVQYFVFATMALSESCLMTAMAYDRYSAICNPLLYSSIMSPTLCIRMVLGSYLAGLSASISQLCSMFQLHFCGPNVIKHFFCDIPQLIILSCTDTFFVRLLIAILSMFFGIINALIIMISYVYIVNSIMKITSAKGRSKAFNTCASHLTAVSLFYTSSISVYLSSSSGGSSSFDRFASVFYTVAIPMLNPLIYSLRNKEIKDALKRLQKKRWFC